TCATGGTGCGGATCGTGCCCTTTCTGCCGGGGGGCCGGGGGCCGGGGCCTGGGGGGAGGGAGAGCCGGCCGCGCCCCCTCGGGTGCGCGCCAGAACCACCGGCAGGTCCGTGCACGCCCTCGCCGAGCATGTGCCACCGGGGCGCGGAAGACGAACGGTTTTGGACACGTGATGCCGGTGTAAGTGCCGGTTCACCGCAGGGGGCTGAGCAGTCCTGGGGGAGCGGCCGTCGCGGGCCCCCGCGCGCGCCTGCCGGGTCCCGCTGCTCGCGTCCGTGCCCCGGCCGCCGCTCGGCCCGTTGCGTCCCGCTTGCCCGGAATGGTTCCCCGGGCTTTCGCGCGGCCCGCCCGGCAAGGGAGTTCGTCGCACGTACCCCGGCGAGTCATGTCTGTGACATTCCCTCTTCCCCGCGGCTCGTTCCTCTTGGAACACTCTGCTGACCCCAGTTTCCTCACCCTCACATGCATCACCGCACAGCCGTCCCTCACCCTTTCGCGAACTCCCCCACACGACATGAGGTCCCCAAAGTCATGCCTGAACTGAATCGGCGGCGTTTCCTCCAGATCGCCGGTGCCTCCGCGGGAGTCTCGGCCCTGTCGAGCAGCATCGCCCGTGCCGCGGCCATCCCCGCCAAGCGACGCTCCGGATCCATCGACGACATCGAGCACGTCGTCGTCCTGATGCAGGAGAATCGTTCCTTCGACCACTACTTCGGCTCGATGAAGGGCGTGCGCGGCTTCGGTGACCCGCGCCCGCTCGTCCTCGAAAGCGGTAAGTCCGTCTGGCACCAGCCGGACGGCGACAAGGAGGTGCTGCCCTACCACCCGGACGCCGAAGACCTCGGCATGCAGTTCATCGAGGGCCTCGACCACGACTGGGCGGGCGGCCACAAGGCCTGGAACAACGGCAAGTACGACAGCTGGATACCTGCGAAGACGGCCGGGACGATGGCCCACCTGACCCGCGAGGACATCCCGTTCCACTACGCGCTCGCCGACGCGTTCACCGTCTGCGACTCGTACCACTGCTCGTTCATCGGTGCCACCGACCCCAACCGCTACTACATGTACACGGGCCACGTCGGCAACGACGGCTCGGGCGGCGGCCCGGTCCTCGGCAACGAGGAGCTCGGCTACAGCTGGACGACGTACCCGGAGCGGCTGGAGAAGGCCGGGATCTCCTGGAAGTTCTACCAGGACATCGGGGACGGCCTGGACGCGAACGGCAAGTGGGGCTGGATCGAGGACGCCTACCGCGGCAACTACGGCGACAACTCCCTGCTCTTCTTCAACCAGTACCGCAACGCCAAGCCCGGCGACCCCCTCTACGACAAGGCCCGCACCGGCACCAACGTCAAGCAGGGCGACGGCTACTTCGACCGGCTCAAGGCCGACGTGAAGGCCGGCAAGCTGCCCCAGGTCTCCTGGGTCGCCGCCCCCGAGGCCTTCTCCGAGCACCCCAACTGGCCCGCGAACTACGGCGCCTGGTATGTCTCCCAGGTGCTGGACGCGCTCACCTCCAACCCCGAGGTGTGGAGCAAGACGGCCCTGCTCGTCACCTACGACGAGAACGACGGCTACTTCGACCACGTCCTCCCGCCCTTCCCGCCGGCCTCCGCCGACCAGGGCCTGTCCACCGTGGACACCTCGCTCGACAGCTTCGGCGGCAACGCCAAGTACGCGGCCGGTCCCTACGGCCTCGGCCAGCGCGTCCCGATGATCGTCGTCTCTCCCTGGAGCACCGGCGGTTACGTCTGCTCCGAGGTCTTCGACCACACCTCCATCATCCGGTTCCTGGAGCGCCGCTTCGGCGTCCACGAGCCGAACATCTCGCCCTGGCGGCGCGCCATCTGCGGCGACCTGACTTCCGCCTTCGACTTCGGCCTGGAGAACACCGAGCCGGCCTCGCTCCCCGCCACCGACGGCTACGAGCCGCCGGACAACCAGCGGCACGACAGCTATGTGCCGAAGCCGCCCGCCAACCCCGTGCTGCCCAAGCAGGAGCCCGGATCCCGGCCGTCCCGCCCGCTGCCGTACGCGCCGTTGGCCGACGGGTCCGCGACCCCCTCCACCGGGCGCTACACCCTCACCTTCAGCGGCGGCGACAAGGCCGGCGCCTGCTTCACCGTCACCGCGGGCAACCGCACCGACGGCCCCTGGACGTACACCACGGAGGCCGGCAAGAAGATCTCCGACACCTGGAACACCTCCTACTCCAAGGGCGCCTACGACCTGTCGGTCTTCGGCCCGAACGGCTTTCTGCGCTCCTTCAAGGGCGACGGCAAGAAGGACGGTCCCGAGGTGACCGCCCGCCACGACGCGA
This Streptomyces decoyicus DNA region includes the following protein-coding sequences:
- a CDS encoding phosphocholine-specific phospholipase C; this translates as MPELNRRRFLQIAGASAGVSALSSSIARAAAIPAKRRSGSIDDIEHVVVLMQENRSFDHYFGSMKGVRGFGDPRPLVLESGKSVWHQPDGDKEVLPYHPDAEDLGMQFIEGLDHDWAGGHKAWNNGKYDSWIPAKTAGTMAHLTREDIPFHYALADAFTVCDSYHCSFIGATDPNRYYMYTGHVGNDGSGGGPVLGNEELGYSWTTYPERLEKAGISWKFYQDIGDGLDANGKWGWIEDAYRGNYGDNSLLFFNQYRNAKPGDPLYDKARTGTNVKQGDGYFDRLKADVKAGKLPQVSWVAAPEAFSEHPNWPANYGAWYVSQVLDALTSNPEVWSKTALLVTYDENDGYFDHVLPPFPPASADQGLSTVDTSLDSFGGNAKYAAGPYGLGQRVPMIVVSPWSTGGYVCSEVFDHTSIIRFLERRFGVHEPNISPWRRAICGDLTSAFDFGLENTEPASLPATDGYEPPDNQRHDSYVPKPPANPVLPKQEPGSRPSRPLPYAPLADGSATPSTGRYTLTFSGGDKAGACFTVTAGNRTDGPWTYTTEAGKKISDTWNTSYSKGAYDLSVFGPNGFLRSFKGDGKKDGPEVTARHDATAGRLELTLTNHGRTDCHLTVTHAYGGADETFTVRAGATVKKEVDLRASKRWYDLSVTSDGDSTFLRRFAGHVENGEPGVSDPAIITG